From a single Miscanthus floridulus cultivar M001 chromosome 8, ASM1932011v1, whole genome shotgun sequence genomic region:
- the LOC136476397 gene encoding zinc finger protein HD1-like, giving the protein MSAAAAAAGEGGKEKGAAGPGPGCACELCGATARVYCSADEATLCWGCDAQVHGANFLVARHARALLCRGCARPTPWRAAGPRLGPTASLCDRCVRRGQGAVGVGGADEEMGGAAGGRDDEDDDNGSGDGDDEVVLEDEDDDDEEEEEGEGENQVVPWTEEAEATPPPVASSTSSSSREAPANGASAAECAKENVPCSTSQPGLCQYSSSARHGGRSDEATSSRNGGRFLASRHRKRSPSDFFSSGSAQSGSGTPARNCSNAGIGRNDFT; this is encoded by the exons atgtcggcggcggcggcggcggcgggggaagGGGGGAAGGAGAAAGGCGCCGCCGGCCCCGGCCCCGGGTGCGCGTGCGAGCTGTGCGGCGCCACAGCGAGGGTGTACTGCAGCGCCGACGAGGCCACGCTCTGCTGGGGCTGCGACGCGCAGGTGCACGGCGCCAACTTCCTGGTGGCGCGGCACGCGCGCGCGCTGCTGTGCCGGGGCTGCGCGCGCCCCACGCCGTGGCGCGCCGCGGGCCCGCGCctcggccccaccgcctccctcTGCGACCGCTGCGTCCGCCGCGGCCAGGGCGCCGTCGGCGTGGGCGGCGCCGACGAGGAGATGGGCGGTGCCGCCGGCGGCCGAGACGACGAGGATGACGACAACggcagcggcgacggcgacgacgaggtggtccttgaggacgaggacgacgacgacgaggaggaggaggaaggggaggggGAGAACCAGGTCGTGCCGTGGACGGAGGAAGCCGAGGCGACGCCGCCGCCCGTCGCCAGCTCCACGTCCAGCAGCAGCCGGGAGGCCCCCGCCAACGGCGCGAGTGCCGCAGAGTGCGCAAAG GAGAACGTGCCGTGCTCCACCTCGCAGCCGGGCTTGTGCCAGTACTCGTCGTCAGCGCGCCACGGCGGCCGCAGCGACGAGGCCACCTCCTCCCGGAACGGTGGCCGGTTCCTCGCCTCCCGCCACAGGAAGAGATCGCCCTCAGATTTCTTCAGCTCCGGGTCCGCGCAATCCGGGAGCGGCACTCCGGCGAGGAATTGCTCCAACGCGGGCATTGGCCGAAATGA CTTTACCTGA